One stretch of Zingiber officinale cultivar Zhangliang chromosome 6B, Zo_v1.1, whole genome shotgun sequence DNA includes these proteins:
- the LOC121992161 gene encoding U11/U12 small nuclear ribonucleoprotein 25 kDa protein-like isoform X2, producing MESSSKAEEDIGYSSITTKKAQLQSMLSTLLDDPILADVSKKPTLVDVDTLINLELGSAMKITIVKMDNTSFDVAVLNSATVKDLKLAIKKKINEMEQTTMGHRHISWRHVWANFCLSHQNEKLVDDNSVLSEYGVSNNSKGDPETF from the exons ATGGAATCCAGTTCCAAAGCTGAGGAAGATATCGGCTATAGCAGCATAACAACCAAGAAAGCCCAACTTCAATCTATGCTTTCAACTCTCCTGGATGATCCAATTCTGGCAGATGTTTCGAAGAAACCTACCCTTGTAGATGTTGACACCTTGATAAACTTGGAGCTAGGCAGTGCAATGAAGATAACTATAGTTAAGATGGACAATACCTCATTCG ATGTTGCTGTGCTGAACTCTGCTACCGTTAAGGATTTGAAATTAGCAATCAAGAAGAAAATAAATGAGATGGAGCAAACAACAATGGGTCATCGCCACATTTCATG GAGGCATGTCTGGGCTAACTTTTGTCTTTCTCATCAAAATGAAAAGCTGGTTGATGACAATTCTGTGCTTAGTGAATATGGCGTAAGCAATAATTCCAAG GGCGACCCAGAAACATTCTAA
- the LOC121992161 gene encoding U11/U12 small nuclear ribonucleoprotein 25 kDa protein-like isoform X1, with the protein MESSSKAEEDIGYSSITTKKAQLQSMLSTLLDDPILADVSKKPTLVDVDTLINLELGSAMKITIVKMDNTSFDVAVLNSATVKDLKLAIKKKINEMEQTTMGHRHISWRHVWANFCLSHQNEKLVDDNSVLSEYGVSNNSKVHFFPFVASRATQKHSKRRKHRFFHGLSKRL; encoded by the exons ATGGAATCCAGTTCCAAAGCTGAGGAAGATATCGGCTATAGCAGCATAACAACCAAGAAAGCCCAACTTCAATCTATGCTTTCAACTCTCCTGGATGATCCAATTCTGGCAGATGTTTCGAAGAAACCTACCCTTGTAGATGTTGACACCTTGATAAACTTGGAGCTAGGCAGTGCAATGAAGATAACTATAGTTAAGATGGACAATACCTCATTCG ATGTTGCTGTGCTGAACTCTGCTACCGTTAAGGATTTGAAATTAGCAATCAAGAAGAAAATAAATGAGATGGAGCAAACAACAATGGGTCATCGCCACATTTCATG GAGGCATGTCTGGGCTAACTTTTGTCTTTCTCATCAAAATGAAAAGCTGGTTGATGACAATTCTGTGCTTAGTGAATATGGCGTAAGCAATAATTCCAAG GTACATTTTTTCCCTTTTGTCGCATCCAGGGCGACCCAGAAACATTCTAAGAGAAGGAAACACCGTTTCTTTCATGGTCTCAGTAAAAGGTTATAG